The Burkholderia cepacia genome includes a region encoding these proteins:
- a CDS encoding MerR family transcriptional regulator has protein sequence MTTTVEKVVLPPIPAKRYFTIGEVSELCGVKPHVLRYWEQEFTQLRPVKRRGNRRYYQHHEVLLIRRIRELLYEQGFTINGARNRLDSPGGGERSPAPELEPDAPGAEVRTAASSRPSATVDVAALRQALLDVIEGLKRG, from the coding sequence ATGACCACTACGGTTGAGAAAGTCGTCTTGCCTCCGATTCCCGCGAAGCGCTACTTCACGATCGGTGAAGTCAGCGAGCTGTGCGGGGTCAAGCCGCATGTGCTGCGTTATTGGGAACAGGAATTTACTCAACTGCGGCCGGTGAAGCGGCGTGGCAATCGTCGGTATTACCAGCACCATGAAGTGCTGCTGATCCGGCGGATTCGCGAGTTGTTGTACGAGCAGGGATTCACGATCAACGGCGCGCGCAACCGGCTCGATTCGCCGGGGGGCGGCGAGCGCAGCCCGGCGCCGGAGCTCGAGCCCGACGCGCCGGGTGCGGAAGTGCGCACGGCCGCGTCGAGCCGGCCGAGTGCGACGGTCGACGTCGCCGCGCTGCGGCAGGCGCTGCTCGACGTCATAGAAGGATTGAAGCGCGGCTGA
- the pheT gene encoding phenylalanine--tRNA ligase subunit beta — MQFPESWLRTFVDPQLTTDELSHALTMAGLEVESLSKAAPPTSKIVVGRVLEVVKHPDADKLNVCQVDAGTGATLNIVCGAPNVAPGIKVPVALVGAELPPAEEGGKPFAIKLSKLRGVESQGMLCSARELKLSEDHSGLLVLPEDTPVGQDIRETLNLDDTIFEIKLTPNKADCLSVFGIARETAAITGAPLTPVDIRPVRVELDETLPVRIAAPDLCGRFSGRVIRGVNARAKTPQWMVERLERSGQRSVSALVDISNYVMFELGRPSHVFDLDKIHGGIEVRWGKRGESLKLLNGNTVELDETVGVISDDRQVESLAGIMGGDSTAVTLDTTNIYLEAAFWWPDSIRGRARKYNFSTDAAHRFERGVDYATTVEHVERITQLILEICGGKAGPVDDQSVNLPQRAPVKMRVSRANRIIGVQIGADEIASIFTRLGLPFEREDDAFLVTPPSHRFDIEIEEDLIEEVARIYGFEKIPARPPVATSEMRATNETRRSIHDIRHALAARDYAETVNFSFVDAEWEQDFAGNDQPIRLLNPIASQLSVMRTTLFGSLISVLRHNLNRRADRVRVFEAGRVFLADSSVTSGELTVEGYVQPKRVGALAYGPALDEQWGVATRAVDFFDVKGDLEALLAPVAARFVKAEHPALHPGRSARIEVDGRAVGWIGELHPRLMQKYELPHAPVMFEIDADALIARALPTPTDVSKFPPVRRDIAVVVDQAVEVQALFDEMKKALAEEACRFVQKVVLFDEFRAKSNTSGGLAAHEKSLAFRVTLQDAAGTLQDEIVDQAIQALVERMARAGARLRG, encoded by the coding sequence ATGCAATTCCCTGAATCCTGGTTGAGAACCTTTGTCGACCCGCAGCTGACGACCGACGAACTGTCGCACGCGCTGACGATGGCGGGGCTCGAAGTCGAATCGCTGAGCAAGGCTGCGCCGCCGACGTCGAAGATCGTCGTCGGCCGCGTGCTCGAAGTCGTCAAGCATCCGGATGCGGACAAGCTCAATGTCTGCCAGGTCGATGCCGGCACCGGCGCGACGCTGAATATCGTCTGCGGCGCACCGAACGTCGCGCCCGGCATCAAGGTGCCGGTCGCGCTGGTCGGCGCGGAACTGCCGCCGGCGGAAGAGGGTGGCAAGCCGTTCGCGATCAAGCTGTCGAAGCTGCGCGGCGTGGAGAGCCAGGGGATGCTGTGCTCGGCGCGTGAACTGAAGCTGTCCGAGGATCACAGCGGCCTGCTGGTGCTGCCGGAAGATACGCCGGTCGGCCAGGACATCCGCGAGACGCTCAATCTCGACGACACGATCTTCGAAATCAAGCTGACGCCGAACAAGGCCGACTGCCTGTCCGTGTTCGGCATTGCGCGCGAGACGGCCGCGATCACCGGCGCGCCGCTGACGCCGGTCGATATCCGCCCGGTGCGCGTCGAACTCGACGAAACGCTGCCGGTGCGCATTGCCGCACCGGATCTGTGCGGCCGCTTCTCGGGTCGCGTGATCCGCGGCGTGAACGCGCGTGCGAAGACCCCGCAGTGGATGGTCGAGCGCCTCGAGCGCTCCGGCCAGCGCAGCGTGTCGGCGCTCGTCGATATCTCGAACTACGTGATGTTCGAGCTCGGCCGCCCGTCGCACGTGTTCGATCTCGACAAGATCCACGGCGGCATCGAGGTGCGCTGGGGCAAGCGCGGCGAATCGCTGAAGCTGCTCAACGGCAACACGGTCGAGCTCGACGAAACGGTCGGTGTCATTTCGGATGACCGCCAGGTCGAGAGCCTGGCCGGCATCATGGGCGGCGACAGCACGGCCGTCACGCTCGATACGACCAACATCTACCTGGAAGCCGCGTTCTGGTGGCCGGACAGCATCCGCGGCCGTGCGCGCAAGTACAACTTCTCGACCGATGCGGCCCATCGCTTCGAGCGCGGCGTCGATTACGCGACGACCGTCGAGCACGTCGAGCGCATTACGCAACTGATTCTCGAGATCTGCGGCGGCAAGGCCGGCCCGGTCGACGATCAGTCCGTGAACCTGCCGCAGCGCGCGCCGGTGAAGATGCGCGTGTCGCGCGCAAACCGCATCATCGGCGTGCAGATCGGTGCCGACGAGATCGCCAGCATCTTCACGCGCCTCGGCCTGCCGTTCGAGCGTGAAGACGACGCGTTCCTCGTCACGCCGCCGTCGCATCGCTTCGACATCGAGATCGAGGAAGACCTGATCGAGGAAGTGGCGCGGATCTACGGTTTCGAAAAGATTCCGGCGCGTCCGCCGGTCGCGACGAGCGAGATGCGCGCGACCAACGAGACGCGGCGCTCGATCCACGATATCCGTCACGCGCTCGCCGCGCGCGACTACGCGGAAACCGTCAACTTCAGCTTCGTCGATGCGGAGTGGGAGCAGGATTTCGCGGGCAACGACCAGCCGATCCGCCTGCTGAACCCGATCGCGAGCCAGCTCTCGGTGATGCGCACGACGCTGTTCGGCAGCCTGATTTCCGTGCTGCGCCACAACCTGAACCGCCGTGCAGATCGCGTGCGCGTGTTCGAGGCCGGTCGCGTGTTCCTCGCCGACTCGTCGGTCACGTCGGGCGAGCTGACGGTCGAGGGCTACGTGCAGCCGAAGCGCGTCGGTGCGCTTGCCTATGGCCCGGCGCTCGACGAGCAGTGGGGCGTGGCGACCCGTGCGGTCGATTTCTTCGACGTGAAGGGCGATCTCGAGGCGCTGCTCGCGCCGGTAGCCGCACGCTTCGTGAAGGCGGAGCATCCGGCCCTCCATCCGGGGCGCAGCGCGCGAATCGAAGTCGACGGCCGTGCGGTTGGCTGGATCGGCGAGTTGCACCCGCGCCTGATGCAGAAGTACGAGCTGCCGCACGCTCCGGTGATGTTCGAAATCGACGCGGACGCGCTGATTGCGCGTGCATTGCCCACGCCGACCGATGTGTCGAAATTCCCGCCGGTTCGTCGCGATATCGCCGTTGTCGTCGATCAGGCGGTCGAGGTTCAGGCACTTTTCGACGAAATGAAGAAGGCGCTTGCCGAAGAGGCCTGCCGATTCGTTCAGAAGGTTGTACTCTTCGACGAATTTCGTGCAAAATCAAATACTTCCGGTGGCCTTGCCGCGCACGAGAAGAGCCTTGCCTTCCGCGTGACGCTGCAGGACGCGGCTGGCACGCTACAGGACGAGATCGTCGATCAGGCGATCCAGGCGCTGGTCGAGCGGATGGCTCGCGCCGGTGCGCGCCTGCGCGGCTAA
- a CDS encoding integration host factor subunit alpha yields MNDMTSSEFEALLTAQRSAMNRDASAPASTETPTLTKAELAELLFDSVGLNKREAKDMVEAFFEVIRDALENGESVKLSGFGNFQLRDKPQRPGRNPKTGEAIPIAARRVVTFHASQKLKALVENGAE; encoded by the coding sequence ATGAACGACATGACCTCGAGTGAATTCGAAGCCCTCCTGACGGCGCAACGCAGCGCCATGAACCGCGACGCTTCGGCGCCGGCGTCCACCGAGACGCCCACGCTGACGAAAGCGGAACTGGCGGAGTTGCTGTTCGACAGCGTCGGGCTGAACAAGCGTGAAGCGAAGGACATGGTCGAGGCGTTTTTCGAGGTGATTCGCGACGCGCTCGAAAACGGCGAAAGCGTCAAGCTGTCGGGGTTCGGTAATTTCCAGCTGCGCGACAAGCCGCAGCGTCCGGGCCGCAATCCGAAGACGGGCGAGGCGATTCCGATCGCGGCCCGCCGGGTGGTAACCTTCCACGCGAGCCAGAAGCTGAAGGCGCTGGTCGAAAACGGCGCGGAGTAA